A DNA window from Pseudarthrobacter sp. W1I19 contains the following coding sequences:
- a CDS encoding DUF4229 domain-containing protein, whose protein sequence is MAFLKYSLIRLALFAPLFVVFMLLQLGVLMSVICAALIAFAVSYLFFQKQRDAAAAALHQRFSGKAKPLRSANEVQDANAEDALLDANPEIAISNDAKDRKKS, encoded by the coding sequence GTGGCCTTTTTGAAATATTCCCTGATCCGCCTGGCTCTCTTCGCGCCCCTGTTCGTGGTGTTTATGCTCCTGCAGCTCGGCGTGCTGATGTCCGTCATCTGCGCGGCACTGATCGCCTTCGCCGTGAGCTACCTGTTCTTCCAGAAGCAGCGTGATGCTGCAGCAGCGGCACTCCACCAGCGTTTCTCAGGCAAGGCCAAGCCGCTCCGCTCAGCGAATGAAGTGCAGGACGCCAACGCCGAGGACGCCCTCCTCGACGCCAACCCGGAGATCGCCATCAGCAACGACGCCAAGGATCGCAAAAAGTCCTAG